One Magnetococcales bacterium genomic region harbors:
- a CDS encoding asparaginase: MADRKKICLIYTGGTIGMIHTPGRGLHLPEHADDFLRIAPELADLVDYDFVHLLNKDSTNMNPEDWGRMAHAVQQRLSDDYDGFVIAHGTDTMHYSSSALAFVFGKHLDRPIVFTGAQTIPNILHGDARINLLRACQVAIDDLAEVVISYGDAIFRGCRVQKKDEKRFDAFESPAFHPIGYIGEKIELTPSAIRRPDRRHGPGDIRVLFSNKILWLTLIPGLRPELFMQSIENPACEGVVLQSFGAGNVPYEEEHGYSFIPLIKKAVGLHKPVIITSPFPGHGTDTTIYESGLVARQAGAIATGNMTSAAAYVKFSWILGQIAEDIKLGKINKNDIIDLLREKMHEIVAGEMDNKS; the protein is encoded by the coding sequence ATGGCTGACAGAAAAAAAATCTGCCTGATCTATACGGGCGGCACAATCGGCATGATCCATACCCCGGGCAGGGGATTGCACCTGCCTGAACATGCGGACGATTTTTTGCGCATCGCCCCCGAGCTTGCCGATCTGGTGGATTATGATTTCGTACATTTGTTGAACAAGGACAGCACCAACATGAACCCGGAAGATTGGGGCAGAATGGCGCATGCCGTCCAGCAAAGACTTTCGGATGATTATGACGGGTTTGTGATCGCGCATGGTACCGACACCATGCACTACTCGTCATCGGCACTGGCGTTTGTATTTGGCAAACACCTGGATCGTCCGATTGTCTTCACCGGTGCCCAGACCATTCCCAATATCTTGCATGGGGATGCCCGCATCAATCTGTTGCGTGCCTGCCAGGTGGCCATCGATGATCTGGCCGAGGTCGTCATCAGCTATGGTGACGCCATTTTTCGTGGCTGTCGGGTCCAGAAAAAAGATGAAAAACGATTCGATGCCTTTGAATCACCGGCTTTTCATCCGATTGGCTACATTGGGGAAAAAATTGAGCTGACCCCCTCCGCAATCCGCAGACCTGACCGGCGGCATGGTCCCGGTGATATTCGAGTCCTGTTTTCCAACAAGATATTATGGTTGACCCTCATCCCAGGCCTGCGCCCCGAATTATTCATGCAATCGATAGAAAATCCCGCCTGCGAGGGGGTTGTTCTGCAATCCTTCGGGGCCGGCAATGTACCCTATGAAGAAGAACACGGCTATTCATTCATTCCGCTCATCAAAAAGGCCGTCGGCTTGCACAAGCCGGTGATCATCACGAGTCCATTTCCGGGACATGGCACGGATACCACGATCTATGAAAGCGGTCTCGTTGCCCGGCAAGCCGGTGCAATCGCCACCGGCAACATGACCAGTGCCGCAGCCTATGTCAAATTCAGTTGGATTCTTGGGCAGATTGCTGAGGATATCAAACTGGGAAAAATCAACAAAAACGACATAATCGATCTTTTGCGGGAAAAAATGCATGAAATCGTGGCAGGGGAGATGGACAACAAGTCTTGA
- a CDS encoding prevent-host-death protein codes for MEYLPASRSVSLAELRHSPDAVLVQAGLGPVAILEHDRPTAYILSPHVFQAMLERLGSDLRLAIQEGIASGPSIPAELVFAQLNTRYADDDVA; via the coding sequence ATGGAATATTTGCCTGCTTCCCGGTCGGTGAGTCTGGCCGAACTCAGACACAGTCCTGATGCCGTCCTTGTGCAGGCAGGCTTGGGGCCGGTCGCGATTCTTGAGCATGATCGACCAACAGCATATATACTTTCGCCCCATGTCTTCCAGGCGATGCTGGAGCGTCTTGGTTCTGACCTGCGGCTGGCAATACAGGAAGGGATTGCCAGCGGTCCATCGATTCCAGCCGAGTTGGTGTTTGCGCAACTGAATACTCGTTATGCGGATGACGATGTTGCATGA